AGAGAGAAGATGTCGGAGCAATAGTTTTCGATCCGCCAAGACGAGGAATTGAAGAATCGGCGTTAAAGAGTGTTGTACAGAATAAAATTGAAAAAATTGTCTATATTTCCTGCAATCCTGCCACTTTTGCACGGGATGTGAAGATTTTGGCTGAAAATGGATATTTGCTTAAAAAAATTACACCTGTGGATATGTTCCCGCAGACTGGGCATATTGAGGTAGTGGGATTATTGGAAAAAGTTGAAGCAATATTATTGAAGTAGGAGGCAGAAATGTTATTATCAGTAGGAATATACAAAGAAAAGAAAGAAAAAAATTTTAGAATGGTAATATTACCATCAGGAAAAAATAAAATAGGATTAACTATGTACAAAGATTATGGAATAATTTCCTATTTAGGTAAAAATAGCAATGAAAAAATAGGACAGTTTATATTTTGGGCATTAAATGAAACTGATGAGAAAAAAATTGAAAATGAAACTGATGTAGAATGGCATAAAAAATATTTTAATTATTCGTCTAATTTAAAAATTGTTAATTTATACAATAATATTGGATTTCAATTTTTTGAAAATAAATACAGTTTGTATTTGATGAAAAAAGATGGAAGAGGTTATTCACCTTTTAAAGATGAGAATGGAAATATAGTTGAACATATATTTCTAGAAAAACCAACAAATTTGGAATTGGGAACAAAAGTAATGGAAATGTTTGAGTTTAAAGAAAGATATGATGGAATTATAGAATAATTAGAGAAAGTACAACTTGTGTTATTAAAAGTAGTCTAAAGTTTTGAGTATAGTCCAATTATTTATAGATTAATTAAAAATTAAACTGAGAAAAGGAAGTTGATATTTATGAAAATATACACAAAATATGGTGACGAAGGTTTTACAAGGCTTGCTGGCGGGGAACGTGTGAGTAAGACTCATGTGAGAGTGGAAGCGTATGGAACGATGGATGAAGTCTGTTCACTGCTTGGAGTTATTGTGGCAGAAATTCGTGAAGATGAAAAATTAAATAGCGTGCTTGGGGAAATCCGTGAAGAATGTGAAAATATACAGCAGCAGCTTTTTGACTGTGGAAGTGATTTAGCAGTACCTGAAGGGATACGAGAATACAAGCAGCAGATTGGTGATGTAGAGTGGCTTGAGCAGAGAATGGATGAATATATTCCGTTGCTGCCTAGATTAGAATGTTTTATCATTCCAGGAGGAAGTAAAATTTCGAGCCTGTTTCATATGATGCGTACAAGTGTGCGTAATTTGGAGCGAAAAATGATAGCCGTAATTGAAGCAGATGAAGGAATAAATAAAATTGGACTTCAGTATATAAATAGACTTTCGGACTATTTTTTCGTAGTAGCTTGTCT
This is a stretch of genomic DNA from Leptotrichia hofstadii. It encodes these proteins:
- a CDS encoding cob(I)yrinic acid a,c-diamide adenosyltransferase, whose translation is MKIYTKYGDEGFTRLAGGERVSKTHVRVEAYGTMDEVCSLLGVIVAEIREDEKLNSVLGEIREECENIQQQLFDCGSDLAVPEGIREYKQQIGDVEWLEQRMDEYIPLLPRLECFIIPGGSKISSLFHMMRTSVRNLERKMIAVIEADEGINKIGLQYINRLSDYFFVVACLVNLKLGFSETVYKKSAKIFRNNK